Proteins encoded together in one Macadamia integrifolia cultivar HAES 741 chromosome 8, SCU_Mint_v3, whole genome shotgun sequence window:
- the LOC122086666 gene encoding uncharacterized protein LOC122086666: METIGKMMVLAMMFLTMVVVDAGDTNQVYQPCSDTRVQTGDGFTFGIVFAQRTSFYYNQTQPTQLSPCDVRLSLSSANSQLAVFRPKVDEISLLTINTTNNFFPANYGGYMVAFAGRKYAAVSIPAFVANNTYIVTSFTLVLDFNDGQLQNLYWKRDGCSSCTGNSNFTCLNSQDCAMKTSSCKGHGGTVDCSLGIQLTFSGTDKNYVALNSWYEVGNLQQYSLYSLFSNLKNSLTSFF, from the exons ATGGAGACGATAGGGAAGATGATGGTATTGGCGATGATGTTCTTGACGATGGTGGTCGTCGATGCGGGTGATACGAATCAGGTTTATCAGCCATGTTCAGACACGAGGGTGCAGACAGGGGATGGTTTCACTTTCGGGATTGTATTCGCTCAAAGGACTTCCTTCTATTATAACCAGACGCAGCCAACGCAGCTTTCACCCTGTGATGTACGACTTAGTCTCTCTTCTGCCAATTCTCAGCTCGCAGTCTTCAGGCCCAAGGTCGACGAGATTTCTCTGCTCACCATTAACACCACCAACAACTTCTTCccg GCTAATTATGGTGGCTACATGGTGGCATTTGCGGGTCGGAAGTATGCAGCAGTATCAATCCCTGCTTTTGTTGCAAACAATACCTATATTGTTACCAGCTTTACTCTG GttcttgattttaatgatgGTCAGCTGCAGAACTTGTACTGGAAGAGAGATGGATGCTCCTCATGCACAGGAAATTCTAATTTCACGTGCCTGAACAGCCAAGATTGTGCAATGAAAACTTCTAGCTGTAAAGGCCACGGAGGCACTGTAGATTGTAGCCTTGGAATACAGTTAACTTTTTCGGGCACAGATAAGAATTATGTTGCACTCAACTCTTGGTATGAAGTAGGAAACCTCCAGCAGTACTCCCTGTACAGCCTATTTTCAAACCTGAAGAATTCTCTCACCAGTTTCTTTTGA
- the LOC122086041 gene encoding nuclear transcription factor Y subunit A-10-like has protein sequence MQTISPKQHGGNYNNPIAQLSTVTSVPWWSALGSQAVYHGQTFGVKSLSVGPATGGDQVQASCRQVQRATDPAPQKENNTTSQFTIVSGDGKDSLKAQKAQQLPSIISRQSSLPEYQARVELGLAQPMICTNYPYMDQCYGVFAPYGAQTAGRMLLPLNMTTDDGPIYVNAKQYHGIIRRRQSRAKAEMENKVIKARKPYLHESRHLHAMRRARGCGGRFLNKNAKSWKGGSDTGKAADQRQFSLSDGSPSSEVLQSDSGNLNSSKEASGGGSNLSGSDVTSVYSGDVNHFQIEHLRSSPFRSFSNIMSSGQGINMPNKWVAADGRCDLLKV, from the exons ATGCAGACCATTTCTCCCAAACAACATGGAGGGAACTACAACAATCCCATTGCTCAGCTATCCACAGTTACTTCTGTGCCTTGGTGGAGCGCTCTTGGATCACAAGCAGTCTACCATGGTCAGACGTTTGGTGTGAAGTCACTATCAGTGGGCCCTGCTACTGGTGGAGACCAAGTTCAAGCTTCTTGTAGACAAGTACAGCGTGCTACAGACCCTGCGCCGCAGAAGGAGAACAACACTACTTCTCAATTCACTATCGTTTCTG GTGATGGAAAAGACTCTCTGAAGGCCCAAAAAGCTCAGCAACTTCCTTCGATCATCTCTCGGCAATCATCTCTGCCTGAGTACCAAGCTCGCGTTGAACTAGGACTTGCTCAACCTATG ATTTGCACAAATTATCCCTATATGGATCAATGTTATGGTGTGTTCGCACCCTATGGAGCTCAAACAGCG GGGCGCATGTTATTGCCATTAAATATGACAACTGATGATGGACCTATTTATGTAAATGCTAAGCAGTACCATGGAATCATTAGGCGTAGGCAGTCTAGGGCAAAGGCTGAGATGGAGAATAAAGTGATCAAAGCTCGGAAG CCATATCTACATGAATCACGCCATCTCCACGCAATGCGTCGAGCAAGAGGATGTGGAGGCCGCTTCCTGAACAAGAACGCAAAAAGTTGGAAGGGTGGGAGTGATACTGGCAAAGCAGCTGATCAGAGGCAATTTTCGCTATCTGATGGCTCTCCAAGTTCTGAAGTTTTGCAATCTGACAGTGGAAACCTAAATTCATCAAAGGAGGCATCTGGTGGTGGGTCAAATCTATCAGGGTCAGATGTTACTAGCGTGTACTCTGGAGATGTCAATCACTTTCAGATTGAGCATCTCCGCTCATCTCCCTTCCGCTCTTTCTCAAACATTATGAGTAGTGGGCAGGGTATCAATATGCCCAACAAGTGGGTTGCAGCAGATGGCCGCTGCGACCTCCTCAAAGTTTGA